One Clostridium novyi NT genomic window carries:
- a CDS encoding FecCD family ABC transporter permease, protein MSFIEKKKHYNNLFILGVILLFILIIFSTYIGVADISFKQTSIIILSKLPMVNKYFNLNNIKETSKLIILNLRLPRVLLASLVGSGLSVVGASFQSIFKNPMADPYILGVSSGAAFGATLTLILGLSGSFLGMGATAIGAFIGAIITVIVVYSIARVGKKIPTTMLLLAGIAISFMLSSFISLIMIFKREQIENIIMWTMGSLGAATWEQIILLTPVILIGIVLLYIFSRHLNIMLLGDDTAKNLGINTDKIKKVLMVISSIIVALVVSVSGVIGFIGLIIPHTIRMILGSDNRVIIPFSALGGAIFLIICDTLARILVPPTEIPVGIITSLFGVPFFIKILYSSKKKVS, encoded by the coding sequence ATGTCATTTATTGAAAAGAAGAAGCATTATAATAATTTATTTATTTTAGGTGTAATACTTTTATTTATTTTAATTATATTTTCTACTTATATTGGAGTTGCTGATATATCTTTTAAGCAAACATCTATTATAATTTTAAGCAAATTACCTATGGTAAATAAATATTTTAATTTAAACAATATAAAAGAAACTTCTAAATTAATAATATTAAATTTAAGATTACCTAGAGTCTTACTTGCATCTTTAGTAGGTTCAGGACTATCTGTTGTAGGTGCCTCTTTTCAAAGTATCTTTAAAAATCCAATGGCTGATCCTTATATTTTAGGTGTATCATCAGGGGCAGCCTTTGGAGCTACTCTCACTTTAATCTTAGGATTAAGTGGGAGTTTTTTAGGTATGGGGGCAACAGCTATAGGTGCATTTATAGGAGCTATTATAACAGTTATAGTGGTATATTCTATAGCAAGAGTAGGTAAGAAAATTCCTACAACTATGCTTTTATTAGCTGGAATTGCAATAAGCTTTATGCTTTCATCTTTTATATCATTAATTATGATTTTTAAAAGAGAACAAATAGAAAATATAATAATGTGGACAATGGGAAGTCTTGGAGCAGCTACTTGGGAACAAATAATACTTTTAACACCCGTTATTCTTATAGGAATAGTATTACTATACATATTTTCAAGACATTTAAATATAATGCTTCTTGGAGATGATACAGCTAAAAATTTAGGTATTAATACTGATAAAATAAAAAAAGTACTTATGGTTATTTCAAGTATAATAGTTGCACTTGTTGTATCTGTAAGTGGTGTAATAGGGTTTATAGGACTTATAATTCCACATACAATAAGAATGATATTGGGATCAGATAATAGAGTAATAATACCATTTTCAGCATTAGGAGGTGCTATATTTTTAATAATATGTGATACCTTAGCTAGAATTTTGGTGCCGCCTACTGAAATTCCTGTTGGTATAATCACATCATTATTTGGTGTACCATTTTTTATTAAAATTTTATATTCATCTAAAAAGAAGGTGAGTTAA
- a CDS encoding MBL fold metallo-hydrolase → MKITTIIENSLGDKTNLNNEHGISFFIETGSENILFDTGKTGDFIENAKDLNIDLNKTNYLVLSHAHYDHCGGVRRFLESFNIKPKMYVGDKFFINSDKYHYSDGSQKLDFSSDSEEYKYIGINFDESFIKNKGLQINYVSNCTEITDKIKVFTNFNRVYDFEKLNPNMMMKKGEEYVIDPFEDEVVLTIETEKGILILLGCSHPGILNIVSDIEKRTGKNIYGILGGTHLVEASEDRIDKTIEKLKEMNIKLIGVSHCTGDKAVEMFRNECDNFFVNNTGTVINKL, encoded by the coding sequence ATGAAAATAACAACCATAATAGAAAATTCACTAGGAGATAAAACTAATCTAAATAATGAACATGGCATTTCTTTTTTTATAGAAACTGGTAGTGAAAACATATTATTTGATACAGGAAAAACTGGAGATTTTATTGAAAATGCCAAGGATCTAAACATCGATCTAAATAAAACTAATTATTTAGTACTTAGTCATGCTCATTATGATCACTGTGGAGGGGTAAGAAGATTTTTAGAATCTTTTAATATAAAACCTAAAATGTATGTAGGAGATAAGTTTTTTATAAATAGTGATAAATATCATTATTCAGATGGAAGTCAAAAATTAGATTTTTCTTCAGATAGTGAAGAATATAAGTATATAGGTATAAATTTTGATGAAAGTTTTATAAAAAATAAAGGGTTACAAATCAATTATGTATCTAATTGTACTGAAATTACAGATAAAATAAAAGTTTTTACAAACTTCAACAGGGTATATGATTTTGAAAAATTAAATCCTAATATGATGATGAAAAAAGGAGAAGAATATGTTATAGATCCTTTTGAAGATGAAGTAGTATTAACCATAGAAACAGAAAAAGGTATATTAATATTACTAGGATGTTCTCATCCAGGAATTTTAAACATAGTAAGTGATATTGAAAAAAGAACAGGAAAAAATATATATGGAATTTTAGGTGGAACTCATTTAGTAGAAGCTAGCGAAGATAGAATAGATAAGACAATTGAAAAGCTAAAAGAAATGAATATAAAACTTATAGGTGTTTCACATTGTACAGGTGATAAAGCTGTAGAAATGTTCAGAAATGAATGTGATAATTTCTTTGTAAATAACACAGGAACTGTAATCAATAAATTATAA
- a CDS encoding potassium channel family protein: MIVSIFIYALICIISILILHKQKNTFERFLMNCVLLMLGIISALYGLLTSITLYNGKPIYLKKPIIFSLLFISLLLVLMLYNMYFIWKDVNSYNKNKNSIKNYIYKNRFSFFLFVIIFSISLVIFSYGFIYYIINNLPPSIALDLKDNFMDNGERKSFAECVYFSAVTFFTVGFGDIVPRGIFFLGIILLEMTTSYLLTIISIPIFLSILIDGLRLEKKEKK; the protein is encoded by the coding sequence ATGATAGTATCAATATTTATATATGCACTTATATGTATTATTTCTATACTAATATTACATAAACAGAAGAATACTTTCGAGAGATTTTTAATGAATTGCGTACTTTTGATGTTAGGTATAATATCAGCTCTTTATGGTTTATTAACATCTATAACTTTGTATAATGGGAAACCTATTTATCTTAAAAAACCAATAATATTTAGTTTGTTGTTTATATCATTATTATTAGTTTTAATGTTGTATAATATGTACTTTATTTGGAAAGACGTAAACTCGTACAATAAAAATAAAAATTCAATAAAAAACTATATATATAAAAATAGATTTTCGTTTTTTCTATTTGTAATAATATTTTCAATATCTCTAGTTATATTTTCATATGGATTTATATATTACATAATAAACAATTTGCCTCCAAGTATAGCATTAGATCTTAAGGATAACTTTATGGATAATGGAGAGAGAAAATCATTTGCTGAATGTGTTTATTTTAGTGCTGTAACATTTTTTACTGTTGGATTTGGTGATATAGTTCCAAGGGGAATATTTTTTCTTGGAATTATATTATTAGAAATGACTACTTCATATTTGTTAACTATAATTTCTATACCTATATTCTTATCTATATTAATAGATGGTCTTAGATTAGAAAAAAAAGAAAAGAAATAA
- a CDS encoding cobalamin biosynthesis protein — protein sequence MKQIISIYLAFLLDCILGDPYWFPHPVRFIGKYISFFEKQIRKLKLNNKALKIFGIVLTISTVTITYTISYLVLKVAFDVNVELYYVLNIVMMWTAIAPKCLSSEGVKIYKELSKGNLEKARKQLSYIVGRDTENLDEGEITRAVVETIGENTSDGIIAPLMYMFIGGAPLALAYKAVNTLDSMVGYKEDIYFDFGWFSAKFDDVVNYIPARLTAIFMIISSCVLRLDYKNCIKIIKRDRKNHTSPNAGYPESAMAGALKVQLGGTNSYFGKLTYKPKIGDKLKELNKEDIKKSCILMYATTVVSIVIFSLILLLIKEKIV from the coding sequence ATGAAACAGATAATTAGTATTTATTTAGCGTTTTTATTGGATTGTATTTTAGGAGATCCCTATTGGTTTCCTCATCCAGTTAGATTTATAGGAAAATATATAAGCTTTTTTGAAAAACAAATTAGAAAATTAAAACTTAATAATAAGGCTTTAAAAATATTTGGAATAGTTTTAACTATAAGTACGGTAACTATTACTTATACTATAAGTTATTTAGTGTTAAAAGTGGCTTTTGATGTAAATGTTGAATTATATTATGTTTTAAATATAGTAATGATGTGGACTGCTATAGCCCCTAAATGTCTTTCAAGTGAAGGGGTAAAAATATATAAAGAACTAAGTAAAGGTAATTTAGAAAAAGCAAGAAAGCAACTATCCTATATAGTAGGACGTGATACTGAAAATTTAGACGAAGGTGAAATCACAAGGGCAGTAGTTGAAACTATAGGAGAAAATACTTCTGATGGAATTATAGCACCCCTTATGTATATGTTCATAGGAGGAGCCCCTTTAGCACTTGCATATAAGGCGGTTAATACTTTAGATTCAATGGTTGGATACAAAGAAGATATATACTTTGATTTTGGTTGGTTTTCAGCAAAGTTTGATGATGTTGTAAATTACATACCAGCTAGACTAACAGCAATTTTTATGATTATAAGTTCTTGTGTTTTAAGATTAGACTATAAAAATTGTATTAAAATTATAAAAAGAGATAGAAAAAATCACACAAGTCCTAATGCAGGCTATCCTGAATCTGCCATGGCTGGAGCATTAAAAGTCCAGCTAGGAGGTACTAATTCATATTTTGGGAAACTTACATATAAGCCTAAAATAGGAGATAAGTTAAAAGAATTAAATAAAGAAGATATAAAAAAATCATGTATATTAATGTACGCTACAACAGTTGTTAGTATAGTTATATTTTCATTAATTTTATTATTAATTAAGGAGAAGATAGTATGA
- a CDS encoding pyridoxal phosphate-dependent aminotransferase — MNFHGGDIYSIETKVVDFSSNINPFGVPESFKKALIENINNFIKYPDINYTELRETIKDYIGISNIDYIVQGNGAVEIIYKAIGAVGCKKAFVISPTFSEYKRAVKLNRIECEEIDVFDDNYLSLNIDSLLHRIENNSLVILCNPNNPTGTLTRREDICKLLKKLKDKTSTLLIDEAFIEFTPNYEESTMTSLIDEYDNLIIVRAATKFFGMPGIRLGYGITKNQSYMANIKKTLEPWNINTAAVIAGNTIFKDKEYISKSQKWINEEREFLFNKLKEFRDLTVFKSNANFHLLKINREDIDAYDLKELLIKEGVLIRVPKGFYKLSDSYFRLAIKDRESNEFLIRKLKKIFK; from the coding sequence ATGAATTTTCATGGCGGTGATATATACAGTATAGAAACAAAGGTAGTAGACTTTAGTTCAAACATAAACCCGTTTGGAGTACCTGAAAGCTTTAAAAAAGCTCTTATAGAAAATATAAATAATTTTATTAAATACCCAGATATTAATTATACTGAGCTTAGAGAGACTATTAAAGACTATATAGGTATTAGCAATATAGACTACATAGTTCAGGGAAATGGTGCTGTTGAAATAATTTATAAAGCTATAGGAGCTGTAGGATGCAAAAAAGCATTTGTTATAAGCCCTACCTTTTCAGAATATAAAAGAGCTGTAAAATTAAATAGAATAGAATGTGAAGAAATAGATGTTTTTGATGACAATTACTTATCTTTGAATATAGATAGTCTTTTACATAGAATTGAAAATAACTCACTAGTTATACTTTGTAATCCGAATAATCCTACAGGAACTTTAACAAGAAGAGAGGATATATGTAAATTATTAAAAAAACTTAAAGATAAGACAAGTACACTTCTTATAGATGAAGCTTTTATAGAGTTTACGCCTAATTATGAAGAAAGTACAATGACTTCACTAATAGATGAATATGATAATTTAATTATAGTAAGAGCAGCTACAAAGTTTTTTGGAATGCCCGGAATTAGACTTGGATATGGTATTACCAAAAATCAGTCTTATATGGCAAATATAAAAAAAACACTAGAACCATGGAATATAAATACTGCTGCTGTTATAGCAGGAAATACAATATTTAAAGATAAAGAATATATATCTAAGTCTCAAAAGTGGATAAATGAAGAAAGAGAATTCTTATTTAATAAACTAAAAGAATTTAGGGATTTAACAGTATTTAAGTCAAATGCAAACTTTCATTTATTAAAAATAAATAGAGAGGATATAGATGCTTATGATTTAAAAGAATTACTTATAAAAGAAGGGGTATTAATTAGAGTTCCTAAAGGATTTTACAAATTATCTGATTCATATTTTAGACTTGCTATAAAAGATAGAGAAAGTAATGAATTTTTAATAAGAAAGTTAAAGAAAATATTTAAATAA
- a CDS encoding cobyric acid synthase, which translates to MKSKSIMVQGTASSVGKSILCTGLCRVFYKDGYNVNPFKSQNMSLNSAITCDGGEIGRAQYMQAEASNKVPSVKMNPILLKPNSDRGSQVIINGKVFKNMDAVDYYKFKPQLKKDVSKIYNKLSDESDIIVIEGAGSPAEINLNKEDFVNMGMAKIAKSPVILVGDIDKGGVFASIVGTMMLLKEDERKMVRGVIINKFRGSYEILKPGLKMLEDIIKVPVLGVIPYFNLNLEDEDSATDWSKFNFNSKGDIDVAVIKLPHMSNFTDINPLKMYDDVSIRLIEKVEDLKNPNLIIIPGSKNTIKDMEYLKSSGMNSAILNCHSNGSFVFGICGGFQILGSKIKDPNNIESNITSIEGLNLINSVTEIKTDKTTTLTEARDKIFNCNIKGYEIHMGKTLIDDNNSNFLVINSRNEETCNDIDGAISKDKRVFGTYIHGIFDNSEFTRKFLNLIRKNAGMDEIKETPKDYWEFKNEEYDKLADIIRNNVDMKKLYEIVNEGIDETDN; encoded by the coding sequence ATGAAAAGCAAAAGTATTATGGTTCAAGGAACCGCCTCATCTGTTGGAAAGAGTATACTATGTACAGGACTTTGTAGGGTATTTTATAAAGATGGGTATAATGTGAATCCATTTAAATCTCAAAATATGTCACTAAATTCTGCAATAACTTGTGATGGTGGTGAAATTGGTAGAGCTCAATATATGCAAGCGGAGGCATCAAATAAAGTTCCATCAGTGAAAATGAATCCAATATTATTAAAGCCAAATTCAGATAGAGGATCTCAAGTTATAATAAATGGAAAGGTATTTAAAAATATGGATGCTGTTGACTATTATAAATTTAAGCCTCAATTAAAAAAGGATGTTTCGAAGATTTATAACAAGTTAAGTGATGAGAGTGACATAATAGTAATTGAAGGTGCAGGAAGTCCTGCTGAGATAAACTTAAATAAAGAAGATTTTGTAAATATGGGCATGGCTAAAATAGCAAAATCCCCAGTAATATTAGTAGGAGATATAGACAAAGGGGGAGTTTTTGCATCTATTGTTGGTACTATGATGTTACTTAAAGAAGATGAAAGAAAAATGGTACGTGGAGTTATCATAAATAAATTTAGAGGAAGCTACGAAATTTTAAAACCAGGACTTAAAATGTTAGAAGACATTATTAAAGTACCAGTGCTGGGTGTTATACCATACTTTAATTTAAATCTTGAAGATGAAGATAGTGCTACTGATTGGAGTAAGTTTAATTTTAATTCCAAGGGAGATATTGATGTAGCTGTAATTAAACTGCCACATATGTCTAATTTTACAGATATAAACCCATTAAAGATGTATGATGATGTAAGCATTAGGTTAATAGAAAAAGTGGAAGACTTAAAAAATCCTAATTTAATTATAATACCGGGAAGTAAAAATACTATAAAAGACATGGAATACCTTAAAAGTTCAGGAATGAATAGTGCAATACTTAATTGTCATTCAAATGGAAGCTTTGTATTTGGAATTTGTGGAGGATTTCAGATATTAGGTAGCAAAATTAAAGATCCAAACAACATAGAAAGTAATATAACTTCAATAGAGGGATTAAATTTAATAAACTCTGTAACTGAAATAAAAACAGATAAAACAACCACATTAACTGAAGCTAGGGACAAAATTTTTAATTGTAATATAAAGGGATATGAAATTCACATGGGGAAAACCCTTATAGATGATAATAACAGCAATTTTTTAGTTATTAATAGTAGGAATGAAGAAACATGTAATGATATAGATGGAGCTATAAGTAAAGATAAAAGAGTTTTTGGAACATATATTCATGGAATATTTGATAATTCAGAGTTTACAAGAAAATTTTTAAATCTCATAAGAAAAAATGCAGGTATGGATGAAATAAAAGAAACTCCAAAGGATTATTGGGAATTTAAAAATGAAGAATATGATAAACTTGCAGATATAATAAGAAATAATGTAGATATGAAAAAATTATATGAAATAGTAAATGAGGGAATAGATGAAACAGATAATTAG
- a CDS encoding ABC transporter substrate-binding protein: MILKNNKKSSRFLSLFLALAMILACVFSFAGCTKNNVNNKKEVNVSVTYPLKIKDSYNREVTIDKEPTRIVSLAPNITETIFALGKGNKLVGRTDYCDYPKEVNNITAIGSLTEPNIEKIVELKPDVVIASTHFKKDVLTKLEKMNIKVVVLYGPETFDGVYDTISKVAEVINAKSEADKLVSDMKNKVSSINYKIKDKNKPKVYYVVSYGKMGDFTSGGDTFIGNMIEMAGGNNAASDVKGWKYSVEKLVEKNPDIIICSKYFDAKKGIQQTPGYKDLKAVKDGKLIEIDNNLLDRQGPRVVDGLESLAKIIHPEAFK, translated from the coding sequence ATGATTTTAAAAAATAATAAAAAAAGTAGTAGATTTTTAAGTTTATTTTTAGCACTAGCAATGATTTTGGCATGTGTATTTTCATTTGCAGGATGTACAAAAAACAATGTAAATAATAAAAAAGAGGTAAATGTAAGTGTTACATATCCTCTTAAAATTAAGGATTCTTATAATAGAGAAGTAACTATTGATAAAGAACCTACGAGAATAGTTTCTCTAGCACCTAATATTACAGAAACAATATTTGCTCTTGGAAAAGGTAATAAGCTTGTAGGTAGAACAGATTATTGTGATTACCCAAAAGAAGTAAATAATATAACAGCTATAGGTAGTTTAACTGAACCTAATATAGAAAAGATTGTAGAGTTAAAACCAGATGTTGTAATAGCATCTACACATTTTAAAAAAGATGTACTTACTAAATTAGAAAAAATGAATATAAAAGTGGTAGTTTTATATGGTCCTGAAACTTTTGATGGAGTATATGATACCATAAGCAAGGTTGCAGAAGTTATAAATGCAAAATCTGAAGCTGATAAGCTAGTATCAGATATGAAAAATAAAGTTAGTTCTATAAATTATAAAATTAAAGATAAAAACAAACCTAAAGTTTACTATGTAGTTTCTTATGGTAAAATGGGTGATTTCACTTCAGGTGGAGATACATTCATAGGAAACATGATAGAAATGGCAGGAGGAAATAATGCAGCAAGTGATGTTAAGGGATGGAAATACAGTGTTGAAAAGTTAGTTGAAAAAAATCCTGATATAATCATATGTTCAAAGTATTTTGATGCTAAAAAAGGTATACAACAAACACCAGGCTATAAAGATTTAAAAGCAGTTAAAGATGGAAAATTAATAGAAATTGATAATAATTTATTAGATAGACAAGGTCCTAGAGTAGTAGATGGATTAGAATCACTAGCAAAAATAATTCATCCAGAGGCATTTAAATAA
- the cobC gene encoding alpha-ribazole phosphatase, producing MTSLYLARHGESELNTKKVYFGVTDCELTSTGIFQCENLNKKLSQLNELDFDVIITSSLKRAIDSSKIIANCRYKDLMIFEEFKELDFGKWEGLSYKEITKIYPKEWDQWVKDWKNAYPTEGENFKTFYKRVKNALEFILKEYKDKKILLVCHQGTLRVITSILLGLNEDGYWRFSFEYGMYSLFEIVDDFAILKKINC from the coding sequence ATGACATCATTATATTTAGCACGTCATGGAGAATCAGAGTTAAATACTAAAAAAGTATATTTTGGTGTAACTGATTGTGAACTAACTAGTACAGGAATATTTCAATGTGAGAATTTAAATAAGAAATTAAGTCAGTTAAATGAGCTAGATTTTGATGTAATAATTACAAGTTCTCTTAAAAGAGCCATAGATTCATCTAAAATAATAGCTAATTGTAGATATAAGGATTTAATGATTTTTGAAGAGTTTAAAGAATTAGATTTTGGAAAATGGGAAGGACTTAGTTATAAAGAAATTACAAAAATTTATCCTAAAGAATGGGATCAGTGGGTAAAGGATTGGAAAAATGCCTATCCCACAGAAGGAGAGAATTTTAAAACATTTTATAAAAGAGTAAAAAATGCTTTAGAATTTATATTAAAAGAATATAAGGATAAAAAGATTTTGTTAGTATGTCATCAAGGTACATTAAGGGTTATAACATCTATATTACTTGGATTAAATGAAGATGGTTATTGGAGATTTTCATTTGAATATGGAATGTATAGCTTGTTTGAAATAGTTGATGATTTTGCAATACTTAAAAAAATTAATTGTTAA
- a CDS encoding methyl-accepting chemotaxis protein: protein MIKTLEENDLIRSFNALIPYFQYYFEDEIAFTISNTEYFLRGVDSENIKLGVNSGDPIPVGCAAYECLKARKPVSVMVPKEVFGVSVKAMGVPVKVNGKIEGTIVIAKSLKRKNEVTNLTNDLSNSLKQMTLALSEINKGVQSVSEYNGFIQNNVEKAYKEAKNTDEVLKFIENIASQTNLLGLNAAIESSRAGEFGKGFSVVANEIRKLSVSSSKSIKQINEVLKKIQDSVLEISNKINDSNNIFEEQVSSIEEITSVIDNLNESALLLNKMASEL from the coding sequence ATGATAAAAACTTTAGAAGAAAACGATTTAATAAGATCTTTTAATGCTTTAATACCATATTTCCAATATTACTTTGAAGACGAGATAGCATTTACTATTTCTAATACAGAATATTTTTTAAGAGGAGTGGATAGTGAAAATATAAAATTAGGAGTAAATAGTGGTGACCCTATTCCAGTAGGATGTGCTGCTTATGAATGTTTGAAAGCAAGAAAGCCAGTATCTGTAATGGTTCCAAAAGAGGTATTTGGAGTTTCTGTTAAAGCTATGGGAGTTCCAGTAAAGGTAAATGGTAAAATAGAAGGAACTATAGTTATTGCAAAAAGTTTAAAACGTAAAAATGAAGTAACTAATCTTACTAATGATTTATCTAATTCTTTAAAACAAATGACACTTGCTTTAAGTGAAATAAATAAGGGAGTTCAAAGTGTTTCTGAATATAACGGTTTTATACAAAATAATGTAGAAAAAGCATATAAAGAGGCTAAAAATACAGATGAAGTTTTGAAATTCATTGAAAATATTGCATCTCAGACCAATTTATTAGGACTAAATGCTGCTATAGAGTCATCAAGAGCAGGAGAATTTGGAAAAGGATTTAGTGTTGTAGCAAATGAGATAAGAAAGCTTTCTGTATCTAGTAGTAAATCAATTAAACAAATTAATGAAGTTCTAAAAAAGATACAGGATTCAGTTTTAGAAATATCCAATAAAATTAATGATTCTAACAATATTTTTGAAGAACAAGTTTCCTCTATTGAGGAAATAACTTCTGTTATAGATAATTTAAATGAATCAGCACTTTTGCTTAATAAAATGGCATCTGAGCTTTAA
- a CDS encoding ABC transporter ATP-binding protein, giving the protein MKNIYPIEVKKLKFLYNNEKILDDVNIKIERGKFYSIIGPNGSGKTTLIKNICKILEGKNGHIFINEKDINKMDFNSISKSISVVSQDTNIDFDFSVMDIVLMGRTPYIKAFSTETYQDLNIAKEAMEFLDVWRLKDKNIRSLSGGERQRVLIARAICQNTDIILLDEPISHLDIKYQIELLNKLKSLNINKKITVIAILHDLNLASTYSDYIVLMNKGKIVDSGTSEQVLTKENIKNVYNIKVDIVLHPTSQKPYIIPLF; this is encoded by the coding sequence ATGAAAAATATATATCCAATAGAAGTTAAAAAGCTTAAATTTTTATATAATAATGAAAAAATACTGGATGATGTAAATATAAAAATAGAAAGAGGAAAATTTTATAGTATAATAGGGCCTAATGGCTCGGGAAAGACAACACTTATTAAGAATATATGTAAGATACTTGAGGGGAAGAATGGGCACATATTTATAAATGAAAAAGATATCAATAAAATGGATTTTAACAGTATTTCTAAATCTATTTCAGTTGTATCACAAGATACTAATATTGATTTTGATTTTTCGGTTATGGATATAGTATTAATGGGTAGAACTCCATATATAAAAGCATTTTCTACTGAAACCTATCAGGACTTAAATATAGCTAAAGAGGCTATGGAATTTTTAGATGTATGGAGATTAAAAGATAAAAATATAAGGTCATTAAGTGGAGGTGAAAGACAAAGAGTTTTAATTGCTAGAGCTATTTGTCAAAACACTGATATCATTTTATTAGATGAGCCAATTTCTCATTTAGATATAAAATATCAAATAGAGCTATTAAATAAGCTAAAATCTTTGAATATTAATAAAAAAATAACTGTTATTGCAATACTTCATGATTTAAATTTAGCGTCTACATATAGTGACTATATAGTTTTAATGAATAAAGGAAAAATAGTTGACAGTGGTACTAGTGAACAAGTATTAACCAAAGAAAATATAAAAAATGTATATAATATAAAAGTAGATATAGTATTACATCCAACTAGTCAAAAGCCATATATAATACCATTATTTTAA